The window TGGGCATGGTCAGCGGCGAGCGCGCCGTGGCGCAGGCCATCATGACGTTGCTCATGACCGCGCCCGGCCAGCGCGTCATGCGGCCCGAGTACGGCTGCCGCATTCACGACTTGGTGTTCGCCCCCGGCGACGCCACCACCCTGGGCCTGGCCTCCTACTACGTCGACGAGGCCCTGCGCCGCTGGGAGCCGCGCGTCACCACCGAGCGCGTGCAGGCCCGCCTGGACCCCGCCGACCCGGGACGCATCATCGTGGACCTCCGCTACCGCGTCAAAGGCACGCCGG of the Deinococcus radiotolerans genome contains:
- a CDS encoding GPW/gp25 family protein, whose amino-acid sequence is MTRPLTRPAARDVLGTGLAFPLGINPRGQLGMVSGERAVAQAIMTLLMTAPGQRVMRPEYGCRIHDLVFAPGDATTLGLASYYVDEALRRWEPRVTTERVQARLDPADPGRIIVDLRYRVKGTPEPRSLIFPFYRAP